A single region of the Thunnus maccoyii chromosome 10, fThuMac1.1, whole genome shotgun sequence genome encodes:
- the LOC121906086 gene encoding protein NDRG1-like — MVLEENENDSVFEPQITEEHIDTQYGKVHCIMTGTPKANRPVILTYHDVGLNHKSCFETLFKHEDMQEIVRHLPVCHVEAPGQHEGAKTLPTAYTYPSMDQLSEALPAVLKHYGLRSVIGLGVGAGAYILSQFALNHPDMVDGLVLVNINPNAEGLMDTFASKITEWTHTLPDTVITHLFGKEEIQTNHDLIATYRHHITTTMNQTNVAQFFRSYNSRNALDVERPIPGGNINVRTLKCATLLVVGDQSPAVEAVVDCNSKLNPTKTTLLKMADCGGLPQVVQPAKVIEALKYFIQGMGYLSSASMTRLRSRTTSSSSISSFDGSRSRAHTNELQRGRTLSHGTEEKRGRSHTDISMESISNSHMDQSISKTTEVAC, encoded by the exons aTGGTTCTGGAGGAGAACGAGAATGACTCTGTCTTTGAGCCCCAAATCACT GAGGAGCACATTGACACTCAGTATGGGAAGGTCCACTGCATCATGACAGGGACACCGAAGGCAAACCGTCCTGTGATCCTGACATATCATGATGTCGGACTGAACC ACAAGTCATGTTTTGAGACTCTGTTCAAGCATGAGGACATGCAGGAAATCGTCAGACATTTGCCTGTGTGTCATGTTGAAGCACCAGGACAACATGAGGGAGCCAAAACTCTTCCTACTGC GTACACCTACCCTTCCATGGACCAGCTGTCTGAAGCGCTGCCTGCTGTCCTCAAACACTACGG gttgCGTAGTGTGATTGGGCTGGGAGTTGGAGCAGGAGCCTACATTCTCTCTCAATTCGCT ctGAATCACCCTGATATGGTGGACGGATTGGTTCTGGTCAACATCAACCCCAACGCTGAAGGACTAATGGATACTTTTGCAAGCAAG atCACTGAATGGACCCACACTCTCCCCGACACAGTCATCACACACTTATTTGGAAAG GAGGAGATCCAGACCAACCATGACCTCATAGCTACATACCGTCACCACATCACAACAACCATGAACCAGACCAATGTGGCTCAGTTCTTCCGCTCCTACAACAGCCGCAACGCTCTGGACGTGGAGAGGCCTATCCCTGGAGGAAACATCAATGTCAGGACACTCAA GTGCGCCACTCTCCTGGTTGTAGGAGATCAGTCTCCAGCTGTGGAGGCTGTGGTCGACTGCAACTCCAAACTCAACCCCACAAAGACCACACTGCTGAAG ATGGCAGACTGTGGAGGACTTCCTCAAGTGGTTCAG CCAGCCAAAGTGATTGAAGCCTTGAAATATTTCATCCAGGGCATGGGATACT TGTCCAGTGCCAGCATGACCAGACTTCGATCCCGGACAACCTCCAGCTCCAGCATCTCATCCTTCGATGGCTCTCGGAGCCGGGCACACACCAACGAGCTGCAGCGTGGCCGGACACTCTCACACGGCACAGAGGAGAAGCGTGGGCGCTCACACACTGACATCTCCATGGAGAGCATCTCCAACAGTCACATGGATCAGAGCATCTCAAAGACCACTGAAGTGGCCTGCTAG
- the LOC121906087 gene encoding protein tyrosine phosphatase type IVA 3, protein MNRPAPVELCHKNMRFLITHNPTDSTLSSFIEDLKRYGATTVVRVCDITYDKAPLEKDGITVVDWPFDDGAPPPSKLVDDWLSLLKKKFQEDPGCCVAVHCVAGLGRAPVMVALALIESGMKYEDAIQLIRQKRRGAINSKQLTYLEKYRSKQRLRFKDSQTHKNKCCTM, encoded by the exons ATGAACCGTCCAGCTCCAGTGGAACTGTGCCACAAGAACATGAGATTCCTCATCACACACAACCCCACAGACAGCACACTCAGCTCCTTCATAGAG GACCTGAAGCGATACGGTGCCACCACAGTGGTTCGAGTCTGTGACATCACCTATGACAAAGCGCCGCTGGAGAAAGATGGCATTACTGTGGTG GATTGGCCATTTGATGATGGAGCCCCACCCCCCAGTAAGCTGGTTGATGATTGGTTGAGTCTGCTGAAGAAGAAGTTTCAGGAGGATCCAGGATGCTGTGTGGCTGTTCATTGTGTGGCTGGACTGGGAAG GGCTCCTGTGATGGTCGCTCTGGCTCTGATAGAGAGTGGGATGAAGTATGAAGACGCTATTCAACTCATCAGACA gaaaCGCCGCGGAGCCATCAACAGCAAACAGCTAACCTACCTGGAGAAATATCGATCCAAGCAGAGACTCCGCTTTAAAGACTCTCAAACACACAAGAACAAGTGTTGCaccatgtga